One window of Candidatus Binatia bacterium genomic DNA carries:
- the dprA gene encoding DNA-processing protein DprA, whose amino-acid sequence MVYQSLLRIFHEPRLVFGADRDALECAGLRPDVARAICEFQRWNEVEEDLRRVQRAAARVITWNDSDYPLLLRHIHDPPPLLYLVGELHPADNLSVAVVGSRHPSSYGFRMARELTQGIVQFGLTIVSGLARGIDAAAHWAALKEGGRTIAVLGSGVDVIYPAEHRVLAQRIATQGALLSELQMGAQPDAENFPARNRIISGMTRGTIVVEAAEKSGSLITAHAAAEQGREVFAVPGPVGERSRGTHRLIRHGAKLTECARDVIEEIAPELLAGGTRSALVQRSLPLEAVPIVELLRSRPLHIDELIARSGKPATEVLTTLLSLELQGIVQQLPGKCFALAAGVSG is encoded by the coding sequence GTGGTGTACCAGTCACTCCTGCGCATTTTTCACGAACCTCGGCTGGTGTTTGGTGCTGATCGGGATGCGTTGGAGTGCGCAGGGCTCCGACCTGACGTCGCACGCGCGATTTGCGAATTCCAGCGGTGGAACGAAGTCGAAGAGGATCTCCGACGCGTGCAGCGTGCTGCTGCCAGGGTGATCACGTGGAACGATAGTGACTACCCGCTCTTGTTGCGCCACATCCATGATCCACCGCCGCTGTTATACCTCGTTGGAGAACTCCATCCTGCAGACAACCTTTCTGTGGCGGTGGTGGGTTCCCGACACCCGAGCAGTTACGGTTTCCGCATGGCGCGGGAGTTGACGCAAGGCATTGTCCAATTTGGCCTGACAATTGTGAGCGGCCTTGCTCGTGGTATCGATGCCGCGGCTCACTGGGCGGCGCTGAAAGAGGGCGGTCGTACCATTGCGGTGCTCGGGTCGGGAGTTGACGTGATTTATCCTGCCGAGCATCGTGTTCTCGCCCAAAGAATTGCCACGCAGGGTGCGTTGTTGAGCGAACTACAAATGGGGGCGCAGCCGGATGCGGAAAATTTCCCCGCCCGCAACCGCATTATTAGTGGTATGACGAGAGGGACGATCGTGGTTGAGGCGGCAGAGAAAAGTGGCTCGTTGATTACGGCTCATGCCGCGGCGGAACAGGGACGGGAAGTATTCGCGGTGCCCGGACCAGTGGGGGAGCGGTCGCGGGGAACCCACCGCTTGATTCGCCACGGAGCGAAACTTACGGAATGCGCCCGCGACGTGATCGAGGAGATCGCTCCGGAGTTACTTGCTGGAGGCACCCGATCGGCGCTAGTGCAACGGTCCCTGCCATTAGAAGCCGTGCCCATTGTGGAGCTCTTGCGCTCCCGCCCACTCCACATCGACGAGTTGATTGCCCGTAGCGGGAAGCCGGCAACGGAGGTTCTCACAACCCTGCTGAGTCTTGAACTGCAAGGGATCGTGCAACAGTTACCCGGCAAGTGCTTTGCTCTCGCAGCGGGTGTTTCTGGTTGA
- a CDS encoding DUF1329 domain-containing protein, translated as MKWGRTTRVFIAALGALAFAGACGVRAVSAQAAEEDNKPWILDQNNWQRGKDLLPEVILNRVKNGEYWFKVVPVDPEKFKQNYSKRFWEASEANDGKYDLDPATCGLKDKKTGKMPDFYFGYPFPKIDPKDPFAACKMAWNFQAANGMGNGQGATFTLNGIDSSGEFKRIKLWLHINAFLGRSAGPIENPENLRATSLSNVLEPQDVDGVGGLTKVINDWTSQDQAWFYVPSTRRVRRVNAATRSDPVAGLDIFADDVNCYAGKVEYYKWKLIGEGKILAPVLSPEPLKQKQVSPTRWEVEIPYFKGAYETPGAKGAPWLIVENLNMIPRPVWILEGQSEDPYYNFGKVIMFMDKDMYRIWWKLVHNRAGEYFYNAMCAYHWSKSDDGSFTAVTPNMVVGVNDKTNRAAIGGRYSSQFIETNFPRDYFTLKHLTSISD; from the coding sequence ATGAAATGGGGTCGAACCACCCGCGTGTTCATTGCGGCCCTTGGAGCTTTGGCTTTCGCCGGAGCCTGCGGGGTTCGCGCCGTCTCAGCCCAAGCCGCTGAGGAGGACAACAAGCCGTGGATCCTGGACCAGAACAACTGGCAGCGTGGGAAGGACTTGCTTCCTGAAGTGATTCTGAATCGAGTGAAAAACGGGGAATACTGGTTCAAGGTCGTTCCTGTGGACCCGGAAAAGTTCAAGCAGAATTACTCGAAGCGCTTTTGGGAAGCGAGCGAGGCAAACGACGGAAAGTACGACCTGGATCCGGCGACCTGCGGCCTGAAGGACAAGAAGACGGGAAAAATGCCCGACTTCTATTTTGGTTACCCGTTCCCGAAAATCGATCCGAAGGACCCCTTTGCCGCTTGTAAGATGGCCTGGAATTTCCAAGCCGCGAACGGCATGGGGAACGGCCAGGGCGCAACGTTTACCCTGAACGGAATCGATAGCAGTGGCGAGTTTAAGCGGATCAAGCTGTGGTTGCATATCAATGCGTTTCTCGGTCGTTCCGCGGGGCCGATTGAAAATCCGGAAAATTTGCGGGCCACAAGCCTGTCGAACGTGCTCGAACCGCAAGACGTTGACGGTGTCGGTGGTCTTACCAAGGTCATCAACGATTGGACTTCGCAGGACCAAGCCTGGTTCTACGTACCGTCGACCCGCCGCGTGCGCCGCGTGAACGCTGCAACCCGTTCGGACCCCGTTGCGGGCCTTGATATCTTTGCTGACGACGTGAACTGCTACGCTGGCAAGGTCGAGTACTACAAGTGGAAACTGATCGGCGAAGGCAAAATCCTCGCTCCGGTTCTGAGCCCCGAGCCCCTGAAGCAAAAGCAGGTATCGCCCACGCGGTGGGAAGTGGAAATTCCTTACTTCAAGGGTGCATACGAAACCCCGGGCGCGAAGGGCGCTCCCTGGCTGATCGTCGAAAACCTGAACATGATTCCGAGGCCGGTGTGGATCTTGGAAGGTCAATCCGAGGACCCGTACTACAACTTCGGGAAAGTCATCATGTTCATGGATAAGGACATGTACCGCATTTGGTGGAAGCTCGTCCACAACCGTGCCGGCGAATACTTCTACAATGCGATGTGCGCCTATCACTGGTCTAAGAGCGACGATGGCTCGTTCACGGCTGTCACGCCAAACATGGTCGTGGGCGTAAACGACAAGACCAATCGAGCTGCCATCGGCGGCCGCTACAGCTCGCAATTCATCGAGACCAACTTCCCGCGCGATTACTTTACCCTCAAGCACTTGACCAGCATTTCAGACTAG
- a CDS encoding MMPL family transporter translates to MFPQRWIEAYLRFLLNYRRSVTAFVAVMTLFFAYGLTKIRLHTDFFDFYPRQHKYIKFYHEFRKMFGTANVMNVILEVKSGDIYNPTTLQKLDYITKFMINTKGVVPYQILSIAHPAVSSATATQGAVQVRPIFYPGVPKTQEDANRVRFAVYANPNIRGVYVANDDTAAVVNTGFWEEALDFRYLYDRMMQLVREVEDDNHRVHITGFPWLYTSVLQYSGQLALVFVLTTVALSFLLYSYFRTWTGIWVPIFSGILSSVWGLGIAAWLGFNLDPLVLVIPLFLTARALSHSVQSMDRYHEEFYRLQDKNQAIVVSYSHLFAPAIASIVTDGIGLLIVAVAPIPLIQKVAIFASFWVVSIFISVVTLHPIILSYIDPPPPVDHSARTKQAVSIGTGTAILVAAVAAAVALDRSGIMHAFIMLFPPNIARALEFIGPGMLCFIAISPILGWYWLAYCERIYPAFTQLVIQASEGWRRWVVILLTVALYGLLPIWGWQLKVGDMTPGKALLFADHPYNIAYDILNKRFLGASQLIIIADTKQPNGVKSAEALTTMEEFAYHMQGAKGASGTITIVDIIKQLARLQHDGDPKWSIIPLNPKEIGQIIYTFTQNANIAALNFFMDPSARYGSIITLFHEYSHSVIMNSIAYARQFVDQYKEGFVDFRFAGGLFGILAAVNEEVENSYWKNLGLIFLIVYICLYLTYGSLYASLILMIPVVLSQLAAEALMVWFKIDLNVNSLPIAAAGAGVGVDYGIYHFSRMIDTYDEIGKLDEAVDYATATTGKAIIFTASTMVAGTGFFWFSDLKFQAEMGLLLALLMSFNTFGGLVVVPAFVKVLRPGFLVNRKTKAMLAEQRQAALGTAQ, encoded by the coding sequence ATGTTCCCCCAGCGTTGGATTGAGGCTTATCTCAGGTTCTTACTGAACTACCGCCGCTCTGTTACGGCGTTCGTCGCCGTTATGACGCTGTTCTTTGCGTACGGGCTCACGAAGATCCGCCTGCATACGGACTTCTTCGACTTCTATCCTCGGCAACACAAGTACATCAAGTTCTATCACGAGTTTCGCAAAATGTTCGGAACCGCCAACGTGATGAACGTCATCTTGGAAGTGAAGTCGGGGGACATCTACAACCCGACGACGCTGCAAAAGCTCGATTACATCACCAAGTTCATGATCAACACCAAGGGGGTGGTTCCCTACCAAATCCTCTCGATTGCGCACCCAGCAGTGAGCAGCGCCACCGCCACTCAAGGCGCGGTGCAGGTACGCCCGATCTTCTACCCGGGCGTACCCAAGACTCAGGAAGACGCGAACCGTGTACGGTTTGCCGTCTACGCGAACCCGAACATCCGCGGCGTTTATGTTGCCAACGACGACACTGCAGCGGTGGTCAACACCGGATTCTGGGAGGAAGCCCTCGACTTTCGGTATTTGTACGACCGCATGATGCAGCTTGTGCGCGAAGTGGAGGATGACAATCACCGAGTGCACATTACTGGCTTTCCTTGGTTGTACACGTCGGTGCTCCAATACTCCGGACAATTGGCCCTGGTGTTCGTTCTGACAACAGTGGCGCTCTCTTTCCTCCTCTATTCGTACTTCCGTACTTGGACTGGGATTTGGGTTCCGATCTTTTCCGGAATCCTTTCCAGTGTGTGGGGCCTAGGCATCGCGGCTTGGTTGGGGTTTAACCTGGATCCTCTGGTGCTGGTGATCCCGCTGTTCTTGACTGCGCGGGCGCTCAGCCATTCCGTGCAGTCGATGGATCGCTACCACGAGGAGTTTTATCGGCTGCAAGACAAAAACCAGGCGATTGTTGTCTCTTACTCGCATCTATTTGCGCCCGCAATTGCGTCGATTGTCACCGATGGCATTGGGCTCCTGATTGTAGCCGTTGCACCCATTCCACTGATTCAAAAAGTCGCGATCTTCGCGAGCTTCTGGGTAGTATCGATCTTCATCAGCGTGGTCACTCTCCATCCAATCATCCTCTCATACATCGACCCACCGCCGCCGGTGGATCATTCCGCACGAACGAAGCAAGCAGTCAGTATCGGCACCGGCACAGCGATTTTGGTGGCTGCAGTTGCCGCGGCAGTTGCGCTCGACCGGTCGGGGATCATGCATGCGTTTATTATGCTCTTTCCGCCAAACATCGCCCGAGCCTTAGAGTTCATTGGTCCGGGCATGCTCTGCTTTATTGCGATATCGCCTATTCTTGGATGGTACTGGCTGGCGTATTGCGAGCGCATTTATCCCGCCTTCACCCAACTTGTGATCCAAGCAAGCGAAGGATGGCGCCGGTGGGTCGTGATCCTCCTTACGGTTGCGCTCTATGGGCTGTTGCCCATTTGGGGATGGCAATTGAAGGTGGGCGATATGACGCCTGGCAAGGCCCTCTTGTTTGCCGATCACCCGTACAACATCGCGTACGATATCCTGAACAAGCGATTCTTAGGGGCGAGTCAGCTCATTATTATCGCCGATACCAAGCAACCCAATGGCGTGAAGTCAGCCGAAGCGCTGACCACCATGGAAGAGTTTGCCTACCACATGCAGGGGGCTAAGGGAGCCAGCGGAACCATCACGATCGTGGACATCATCAAGCAGCTTGCCCGCCTCCAGCACGACGGGGACCCGAAATGGTCCATTATTCCTCTGAACCCGAAAGAGATCGGTCAGATCATCTATACCTTCACCCAAAACGCCAATATTGCAGCACTGAACTTTTTCATGGACCCCAGCGCGCGGTACGGATCGATCATCACCCTGTTTCACGAGTATTCCCACTCAGTCATCATGAACTCCATTGCCTACGCCCGCCAATTCGTGGACCAGTATAAAGAAGGGTTCGTGGACTTCCGTTTTGCCGGGGGCCTCTTTGGAATTCTGGCAGCCGTAAACGAGGAGGTGGAAAACTCGTACTGGAAGAACCTCGGGCTGATCTTCCTTATCGTTTATATCTGCCTATACCTCACCTACGGATCATTGTATGCTTCGTTGATCCTGATGATTCCTGTGGTCCTCTCCCAGTTGGCAGCCGAAGCATTGATGGTGTGGTTCAAGATCGACTTGAACGTCAACTCCTTGCCTATAGCCGCAGCGGGTGCAGGCGTTGGGGTGGACTACGGAATTTACCACTTCAGCCGCATGATCGATACGTACGATGAGATTGGCAAGCTCGACGAAGCGGTCGATTACGCCACCGCGACTACCGGAAAGGCCATCATTTTCACCGCGTCCACCATGGTTGCGGGAACTGGCTTCTTCTGGTTTTCTGATCTCAAGTTCCAAGCCGAGATGGGCTTGCTTCTCGCCCTGCTGATGAGTTTCAACACCTTTGGCGGCTTGGTGGTGGTGCCTGCGTTCGTGAAGGTGTTGCGACCAGGCTTCTTGGTGAACCGAAAAACAAAGGCTATGCTCGCCGAGCAACGACAAGCAGCACTGGGTACTGCGCAGTAG
- a CDS encoding zf-TFIIB domain-containing protein, whose product MVSDEKDRLGQKLRDVERAREDLYFAEQDRKLIEKMRQAKAEEMEKHVRELARMRCPKCGVRLQHVIERGIAVEECPQCHGVWLDKGELEAIAGQEKEGWIARWLKGEFRRPQVS is encoded by the coding sequence ATGGTGTCTGACGAGAAGGACCGTTTGGGACAAAAGCTTCGAGACGTCGAGCGGGCGCGGGAGGATTTGTACTTCGCAGAGCAAGACCGCAAGCTCATCGAAAAGATGCGCCAAGCGAAGGCGGAGGAAATGGAGAAGCACGTTCGCGAGTTAGCTCGCATGCGCTGCCCCAAATGCGGTGTCCGCCTCCAGCACGTGATCGAACGCGGAATCGCGGTCGAGGAGTGCCCGCAATGTCACGGCGTGTGGCTAGACAAAGGGGAACTAGAAGCGATCGCCGGTCAAGAGAAGGAAGGCTGGATTGCCCGCTGGCTCAAGGGCGAGTTTAGACGCCCACAGGTGAGCTGA
- a CDS encoding YihY/virulence factor BrkB family protein, with amino-acid sequence MPIRWVEWLRNTAALIVAAALRFYRDDCLTRASALAYVSLLSVVPLLAVVFAVLKGLGVPRKVEPAVLARLAIPPETMATIMSAIERLNVGVLGALGAVLLLTTVVGLLGAIEAALDGVWRAQRGRGGWRRIREHLGLVLLTPFLLLAAIAITSSHHLGHMVRVAEGIPVAGQLIRSGLLLVPIALNVAGILVLYVVLPNRKPNWRAVLVGALVAGLLWQLVQWLYVSLQIGVARYNAVYGALAQLPITLVWLHASWIVFLFGAECAAVCEFGRGPGGTAMYPRSVLAIQFLRCAWHAFEHGGGKVDTVHWARKHNVAVEVAEEIARVMTEWGWLAVSPEGARDRYVLGSAPRTWDLARLTTLDYALVPGEVDSVVARLWAVMQEKATQQWKDLLEHASIDELFPGALPQVANSSPGEIAGA; translated from the coding sequence GTGCCGATTCGGTGGGTTGAGTGGCTGCGCAACACGGCGGCGCTCATCGTTGCTGCAGCATTGCGCTTCTACCGCGACGATTGTCTGACTCGTGCGTCGGCGCTGGCCTATGTGTCGTTGCTGTCGGTGGTGCCACTGTTGGCGGTTGTGTTCGCGGTGCTGAAAGGCCTGGGAGTCCCGCGCAAGGTCGAGCCGGCGGTGCTCGCGCGTCTCGCAATTCCCCCAGAAACGATGGCGACGATTATGTCTGCCATCGAGCGCCTCAATGTCGGCGTACTGGGTGCCTTGGGTGCCGTGTTGTTACTGACAACGGTGGTGGGCCTGTTAGGCGCAATCGAGGCGGCTCTTGACGGTGTGTGGCGAGCGCAGCGAGGGCGCGGTGGGTGGCGAAGAATTCGAGAGCATCTAGGCTTGGTGTTGCTCACGCCGTTTTTGTTGCTCGCCGCGATTGCCATCACTTCTTCTCACCACTTGGGGCACATGGTGCGGGTAGCCGAAGGGATACCGGTTGCAGGTCAGCTCATTCGGAGTGGTCTGCTGCTTGTTCCAATTGCCTTGAACGTTGCGGGAATCCTCGTTCTCTACGTCGTACTTCCGAACCGGAAGCCAAATTGGCGTGCGGTGCTCGTGGGAGCACTAGTGGCAGGGCTGCTTTGGCAGTTGGTTCAGTGGCTTTATGTAAGCCTGCAAATCGGTGTCGCTCGCTACAACGCGGTGTACGGGGCACTGGCGCAGCTCCCAATCACGCTCGTGTGGTTGCATGCGAGTTGGATCGTATTTCTGTTTGGTGCAGAGTGCGCCGCGGTATGTGAGTTTGGGCGTGGGCCGGGCGGGACCGCAATGTATCCGCGAAGTGTCCTAGCGATTCAGTTTTTGCGCTGCGCATGGCACGCGTTCGAGCACGGTGGTGGCAAGGTCGACACCGTCCATTGGGCGAGGAAGCACAACGTGGCGGTAGAGGTCGCGGAAGAGATCGCTCGGGTCATGACGGAGTGGGGTTGGCTTGCGGTGTCCCCCGAGGGTGCGAGGGATCGATACGTCTTGGGATCTGCCCCGCGCACCTGGGATCTCGCTCGCTTGACCACGCTCGATTACGCTTTGGTTCCCGGCGAGGTCGATTCCGTGGTGGCCCGACTATGGGCGGTGATGCAGGAAAAGGCGACGCAGCAATGGAAGGATTTGCTTGAACACGCTTCGATCGACGAGCTCTTTCCCGGCGCACTGCCGCAGGTCGCAAACAGCTCGCCTGGGGAAATCGCCGGAGCGTAA
- a CDS encoding YCF48-related protein, translating to MKAHVIRSSAFLALIVGFPALSLGQATIPARDLRQNLFSVCFQDPREGWTVGDLGRIFHTVDGGQSWRIHSAGTKRPFVAISCVGDKLWVAGQGGQIAHSPDGGFNWQSQPSGTTRNLLDIEFVNLDRGLAVGDFGTLLRTEDGGKTWTRVSLPENIELPPDIAEVVQPGDVILYSIAFADEDHVWIVGEFGVILFSRDGGLTWEQQKSGVETTLFGVAALDTQRAWAVGMEAVMLATEDGGATWAKQTVPMPKGFVLPIYDVAVRGLFGWAVGNSGLLLYSQDAGKSWKLYDIPVRMAGSWFRGISLFPDGRGYIVGSRGLVLAVDREKMTPLKENY from the coding sequence GTGAAAGCACATGTCATTCGCTCTTCAGCGTTCCTAGCTCTTATCGTAGGTTTTCCCGCGCTCAGCCTCGGACAGGCAACCATTCCCGCTCGCGATCTCCGGCAAAATCTTTTTTCTGTCTGTTTCCAGGACCCACGTGAGGGTTGGACAGTGGGGGATCTGGGGCGCATCTTCCACACGGTGGATGGCGGGCAGTCCTGGCGGATCCATTCCGCCGGCACCAAGCGGCCATTTGTGGCGATCTCCTGCGTGGGAGACAAATTGTGGGTGGCCGGTCAGGGCGGGCAGATCGCACACTCCCCCGACGGGGGTTTTAACTGGCAGAGTCAACCGAGCGGGACGACCCGCAACTTGTTAGACATTGAGTTCGTCAATCTGGATCGTGGCTTGGCAGTTGGCGACTTCGGAACCCTACTGCGGACGGAGGATGGCGGAAAGACGTGGACCAGGGTGTCGCTGCCAGAAAACATTGAACTACCGCCAGACATTGCGGAAGTGGTTCAGCCTGGCGACGTGATCCTATACAGCATTGCCTTCGCTGACGAAGACCATGTGTGGATCGTCGGAGAGTTCGGTGTGATTCTGTTTTCTCGCGACGGTGGTTTGACCTGGGAGCAACAAAAGAGCGGGGTAGAAACAACCCTATTTGGCGTGGCGGCCCTAGACACCCAGCGCGCCTGGGCTGTGGGTATGGAAGCCGTCATGCTGGCGACGGAAGATGGAGGGGCCACCTGGGCGAAACAAACTGTGCCCATGCCCAAGGGTTTCGTGTTGCCGATTTATGATGTGGCAGTGCGCGGTCTCTTCGGATGGGCAGTAGGGAACAGCGGGCTGCTGCTTTACAGCCAGGATGCTGGTAAGAGCTGGAAGCTCTACGACATTCCGGTCCGGATGGCGGGATCGTGGTTCCGAGGGATCAGCTTGTTTCCCGATGGGCGTGGCTATATCGTCGGCTCGCGCGGCTTGGTTCTCGCGGTCGATCGTGAGAAGATGACGCCGCTAAAGGAAAACTACTGA
- a CDS encoding YifB family Mg chelatase-like AAA ATPase yields MSSRVLSGAVHGVDALLVEVEVDFLPGLPRLDIVGLAEGPVRESKERVRAAVKNSGFRLPSSRVVINLAPADVKKDGSAYDLPIAVGILANLGLLAGTRLAEYMILGELSLDGRVKRVRGALPIAATARRYGLRGLLLPAENAREAAVVDGVDAVPVTSLAEAVGFLLGHLDIAPVRVSVDELFREAQTHEVDFSEVRGQLHVKRALEVAAAGGHNVLMVGPPGSGKTMLAKRIPTILPPLTLAEALETSRVHSVVGLMDGRALITTRPFRSPHHTISDAGLIGGGSIPKPGEVSLAHNGVLFLDELPEFRKNVLEVLRQPLEEQRITIARALASITYPARCMLVAAMNPCPCGFLGDPQKECTCSPLQIERYRSRISGPLLDRIDIHIEVPAVQFRDLANSTPAESSTAIRERVERARRRQLERFRGRKLYCNAQMTSRDLARFCRLDAQGEKLLETAMMRLGLSARAYTRVLKVARTIADLEGTEAIQPTHIAEAVQYRSLDRPVA; encoded by the coding sequence ATGTCCTCTCGGGTGCTCTCCGGTGCGGTACATGGGGTCGACGCCTTGCTGGTGGAAGTGGAGGTGGACTTTCTTCCCGGCTTGCCGCGGCTGGACATTGTCGGGTTGGCGGAAGGCCCGGTGCGCGAAAGTAAAGAGCGGGTGCGGGCGGCCGTGAAGAACAGCGGCTTCCGGCTTCCGAGCTCGCGGGTTGTGATCAACCTGGCTCCAGCAGATGTCAAAAAGGATGGCTCCGCGTACGACCTACCGATTGCCGTAGGGATCCTGGCAAACCTCGGACTCCTCGCGGGAACGCGGTTAGCCGAATACATGATTTTAGGAGAACTGTCTTTGGACGGGCGAGTGAAGCGTGTGCGGGGGGCATTGCCGATTGCCGCAACTGCCCGCCGCTACGGGCTGCGAGGGCTGCTACTGCCAGCGGAGAACGCGCGCGAGGCGGCGGTGGTGGACGGAGTCGATGCTGTTCCCGTGACGAGTTTGGCCGAGGCCGTTGGGTTTCTCCTCGGCCACCTCGACATTGCGCCCGTGCGAGTGAGCGTCGACGAATTGTTCCGGGAGGCGCAAACCCACGAGGTCGACTTCAGCGAAGTCCGTGGGCAGCTCCATGTAAAGCGCGCATTAGAGGTTGCGGCTGCGGGCGGGCACAACGTCTTGATGGTTGGCCCACCCGGTTCCGGGAAAACCATGCTGGCAAAGCGGATTCCCACGATCCTGCCCCCGCTCACTCTGGCCGAGGCGCTGGAAACCTCGCGGGTGCATAGTGTGGTCGGGCTGATGGACGGCCGCGCGCTGATTACCACACGTCCGTTCCGCTCGCCGCACCACACAATTAGCGATGCGGGGCTCATCGGCGGCGGATCCATCCCCAAGCCGGGGGAAGTGAGCCTTGCGCACAACGGCGTGCTGTTTCTTGACGAACTGCCGGAGTTCCGCAAAAACGTTCTCGAAGTGCTCCGCCAGCCTTTAGAGGAGCAGCGCATCACCATTGCCCGGGCCCTTGCCTCGATCACGTACCCTGCCCGCTGCATGCTTGTGGCGGCAATGAATCCATGCCCGTGTGGTTTTTTGGGTGACCCGCAGAAGGAATGCACCTGCTCGCCACTACAAATCGAGCGGTATCGATCCCGCATTTCTGGGCCATTGCTCGACCGGATCGATATCCACATCGAAGTCCCTGCCGTGCAATTCCGCGACCTCGCGAACTCCACCCCCGCAGAATCTTCAACCGCTATTCGCGAGCGCGTGGAACGTGCCCGGCGGCGCCAATTGGAGCGATTTCGTGGACGTAAACTGTACTGCAACGCCCAAATGACCAGCCGGGACCTCGCTCGTTTTTGCCGCTTGGATGCGCAAGGCGAGAAGCTCTTGGAGACAGCGATGATGCGATTGGGCCTAAGTGCCCGCGCCTACACCCGGGTGCTAAAGGTTGCCCGCACCATTGCGGACCTCGAGGGCACGGAGGCGATCCAACCGACCCATATCGCCGAAGCGGTGCAATACCGCTCGCTCGACCGCCCGGTCGCGTAG
- a CDS encoding aldehyde ferredoxin oxidoreductase, whose amino-acid sequence MEKLLRVNMTDLSWREEPFPEEWKFIGGRGLSAKILLKEVDPRCDPLGPENKVIFAPGVLSGTMAPTSGRMSVGGKSPLTGGIKEANSGGQAGQKLARLGYRALIVEGKAKDPFKRYLVAIDKNGVQIRECPELAGLRTYAASEKLSSMFSARAAFVLCGPAGEKGFSGASVAFTDEGKRHPARHAARGGLGAAMGAKGLKAIVVDDEGTQARAPVDAAGFKQYVAKLTKEYKAGPQLFQFGTSATVPLANMMSTFPTRNRRAMQFEHADKLDGARIVQNFATRGGGMHHCMTGCIVRCSNIVHDANGQYVTSALEFETLALCGSNCCIGDLDQVARIDRMCDELGLDTIETGGALALAMDCGALPWGDGEAVLALLDKVDKGDELAETIARGVVATAKYFGVTDRIPAINGQGIPAWEPRTLNATGITYATSAMGADHTAGLVIAPAADLARASQEAQLINALCDSSGFCQFQQPTIEDIRILYNCFYGANLTFEDAADLGWQCMVDEWEFNRRAGFKLEEADLPEWLRKEPVPSNGAVFAVPREEIQRVFQRMPISDELRTMKAVG is encoded by the coding sequence ATGGAGAAACTCTTGCGTGTGAACATGACGGATTTGAGCTGGCGCGAGGAACCATTCCCCGAAGAGTGGAAATTCATCGGTGGACGGGGTCTATCGGCGAAAATCCTTTTGAAAGAGGTCGATCCGCGCTGTGACCCTTTGGGTCCAGAAAACAAGGTCATTTTCGCCCCTGGCGTTCTCTCCGGAACCATGGCACCGACCTCCGGGCGGATGAGTGTCGGGGGGAAGAGCCCACTGACGGGAGGCATCAAGGAAGCGAACTCTGGGGGGCAGGCTGGACAGAAGCTCGCCCGCTTGGGTTACCGGGCGCTGATCGTGGAAGGGAAGGCCAAGGACCCGTTCAAGCGGTACCTTGTGGCGATCGACAAGAACGGAGTTCAAATTCGGGAATGCCCTGAGCTCGCGGGGCTTCGGACTTATGCTGCCTCGGAAAAACTCAGTTCGATGTTCTCGGCACGGGCTGCGTTTGTGCTGTGTGGCCCAGCGGGTGAAAAGGGATTTTCAGGGGCAAGCGTTGCTTTCACCGACGAAGGCAAGCGGCATCCGGCCCGTCACGCCGCGCGTGGTGGCCTGGGAGCGGCGATGGGCGCGAAGGGACTCAAGGCGATTGTCGTCGACGATGAAGGGACACAAGCTAGAGCCCCGGTGGACGCGGCTGGGTTCAAGCAGTACGTGGCCAAGCTGACGAAGGAGTATAAGGCGGGCCCGCAACTGTTTCAGTTCGGCACCTCGGCTACCGTGCCGCTAGCGAACATGATGAGCACGTTCCCCACACGGAATCGTCGGGCAATGCAGTTCGAGCATGCGGATAAGCTCGATGGAGCTCGCATCGTGCAGAACTTTGCCACCCGAGGGGGTGGGATGCACCACTGTATGACTGGTTGCATCGTTCGCTGCTCGAACATTGTGCACGATGCGAACGGGCAATACGTCACTTCGGCCCTCGAGTTTGAAACCCTGGCACTTTGTGGCTCGAATTGCTGCATCGGCGACCTTGATCAGGTGGCGCGGATCGACCGCATGTGCGATGAGCTTGGCCTCGATACCATCGAGACTGGTGGTGCGCTTGCATTAGCGATGGACTGTGGCGCGTTGCCCTGGGGAGACGGGGAAGCGGTGCTCGCGCTGCTGGACAAAGTGGACAAGGGTGACGAGCTCGCGGAGACCATTGCTCGAGGTGTAGTGGCGACTGCCAAATATTTCGGCGTCACCGACCGTATTCCCGCGATTAATGGCCAAGGGATCCCCGCTTGGGAACCGCGGACTCTGAACGCGACTGGCATCACCTATGCGACCAGCGCGATGGGTGCGGACCACACAGCCGGTCTGGTCATTGCTCCAGCCGCCGACTTGGCACGCGCATCACAAGAGGCTCAACTGATTAATGCATTGTGCGATTCGAGCGGCTTTTGCCAGTTCCAGCAGCCGACGATCGAAGACATTCGTATCCTGTACAACTGCTTTTATGGCGCCAATCTCACCTTTGAAGACGCTGCAGATTTGGGCTGGCAATGCATGGTGGATGAATGGGAGTTCAACCGACGTGCGGGGTTTAAGCTCGAAGAGGCTGATCTGCCCGAGTGGCTACGCAAGGAACCCGTGCCCTCGAACGGTGCGGTGTTCGCCGTTCCGCGAGAGGAAATCCAACGGGTCTTCCAGCGCATGCCGATCTCTGATGAGCTCAGAACCATGAAAGCTGTTGGGTGA